From the Bubalus kerabau isolate K-KA32 ecotype Philippines breed swamp buffalo chromosome 2, PCC_UOA_SB_1v2, whole genome shotgun sequence genome, one window contains:
- the DAZL gene encoding deleted in azoospermia-like has product MSAANPETPNSTISREASTQSSSATTSQGYVLPEGKIMPNTVFVGGIDIRMDETEIRSFFARYGSVKEVKIITDRTGVSKGYGFVSFYNDVDVQKIVESQINFHGKKLKLGPAIRKQNLCAYHVQPRPLVFNPPPPPQFQSVWSNPNTETYMQPPTMMNPITQYVQAYPPYPSSPVQVITGYQLPVYNYQMPPQWSAGEQRSYVIPPAYTTINYHCNEVDTGAEVLPSECSVHEASPSSGNGPQKKSVDRSIQTVVSCLFNPESRLRNSVVTQDDYFKDKRVHHFRRSRAVLKSV; this is encoded by the exons TCTGCTGCAAATCCTGAGACTCCAAACTCAACCATCTCCAGAGAGGCCAGCACCCAGTCGTCTTCAGCTACCACCAGCCAAGGCTATGTTTTACCAGAAGGCAAAATCATGCCAAACACTGTTTTTGTTGGTGGAATTGATATTAGG ATGGATGAAACAGAAATTAGAAGTTTCTTTGCTAGATATGGTTCAGTAAAAGAAGTGAAGATAATCACGGATCGAACTGGTGTGTCCAAAGG CTAtggatttgtttcattttataatgATGTGGATGTGCAGAAGATAGTAGAA TCACAGATAAATTTCCATGGTAAAAAGCTGAAACTGGGCCCTGCAATCAGGAAACAAAATTTGT gtGCTTATCATGTGCAGCCACGTCCTTTGGTTTTtaatcctcctcctccaccacaaTTTCAGAGTGTCTGGAGTAATCCAAACACTGAAACTTACATGCAGCCTCCAACCATGATGAACCCTATAACTCAATATGTTCAG GCTTATCCTCCTTATCCAAGTTCACCAGTTCAGGTTATCACTGGATATCAGCTGCCTGTTTATAATTATCAG atgccaCCGCAGTGGTCTGCTGGGGAACAAAGGAGTTATGTTATTCCTCCG GCTTATACAACCATTAACTACCACTGTAATGAAGTTGATACAGGAGCTGAAGTTTTGCCCAGTGAATGCTCAGTTCACGAAGCTTCTCCATCCTCTGGAAATGGCCCACAAAAG AAATCTGTGGACAGAAGCATACAGACGGTGGTATCTTGTCTATTTAATCCAGAGAGTAGACTGAGAAACTCCGTTGTCACTCAAGACGACTACTTCAAG GATAAAAGAGTTCATCACTTTAGAAGAAGTCGGGCAGTGCTTAAGTCTGTTTGA